GCGTGCAGGGTCTGCCCCGGAATGTTGAGGCTGGCGTCGACGTGGTGTTCGGTCTTCTGCAGCTTGAGGGTCACCCGCGCTTCGCAGTGCTGGTCGAAGTGTTTCCCGATCCGGGCCAGCTTCTCCTCTACATAGGACTGCAGGGCCGGGGTGACTTCGACGTCTTTGCCAAACGTTTCGATGCGCATCGGGTTTCTCCTGTGTTCGGATGTGCCAATGAACCTCTCCGCCGGGCGCGGCGGCGCGTCAAGCGATTCTGACCCTTTCGTGCGAGGCGGAGATGTTCATGGCTTCACGATACTTCGCCACGGTGCGTCGCGCCACTGGAATTCCCGACGATTTGAGCAGGTCAGCCAGCTTGGCGTCAGAAAGCGGCTTGCGCGGGTTCTCATCGTCGATCAGGCGCCGGATCATCGCCTGGATGGCCGTGCTGGACGCCTCGCCACCGCCTTCGGTATCGATGCCCGAGGCGAAGAAGGCGCGCAGCGGCAGGGTGCCGCGCGGCGTATGCACGTGCTTGCGGGCGATTGCACGCGACACCGTGGATTCGTGCAGGCCCAGCTCGGCGGCGATCTCGCGCAGGGTCAGCGGGCGCAGCGCCTGCTCGCCGAATTCGAGGAAGCCGGCCTGTTGCAGGATCAGGCTGCGCACCACCCGCAGCAGGGTTTCGCCGCGCTGCTGCAGGCCCTTCAACAGCCAGCGCGCCTCCTGCAGCTGGCCGCGCAGGTAGCCGGCGTCGGCCTCGCCACAGCGGCGGATCAGCTGTTCGTAGCCACGGTGGATCACCACCTTCGGCCCGGCGTGGGCCGCAAGCGCCGCGCGCCAGATGCCGTTCTGCCGCCACACCACCACGTCGGGCACCACGTAGGTGTCCTGCGAAAGCGGCGCGATCTGCGTACCTGGGCGCGGGTCCAGCGAGCGCAGCAGGGCGACCGCCGTGTCGACCTCGTCCAGTGGCTGTTTCAGTTCATGGGCCAGCCCGGCGACGCCACTGCGCGGCAGCCGTTCCAGCGGGCCTGCGGCAATCTGTCGCGCCAGCGCCAGACCCGGCGTGTCGGCAGGCAACACGTCCAGCTGCAGCTGCAGGCACTCGCCGAGCGTGCGCGCGGCAATGCCGACCGGGTCGAAGCGCTGGATGCGATGCAGCACCGCAAGGATTTCATCCTCATCGGCATGGACCGACGGCAGCAGGGTTTCGGCGATGGTGGCCAGCGGTTCGCGCAGGTAACCGTCGTCGTCCAACGCATCGATCAGCGCAGCGCCGATGCTGCGGTCATGCATGGAAAGATGCGACAGGTGCAGCTGCCACAGCAGGTGGTCGGCCAGCGTCTCGGTTTCGGCCACGCGCTCGGCGGCGCTGCCGGTGTCATCGTCATCGTCGAAGCTGCCGCCACTGCCGGCGGCACTCCAGTCGAGTTCGGCCGGTGCCCAGTCGTCACCGTTGTCGGTGCGTTCGGCGGGCGCGTCGGCATCCGCGCTGTCGCTGCCTTCATTGGCAGCACTGCCGTCGTTGCTGTCGGCCCAGTCCAGCAGCGGATTGCTTTCCACGGCCTGGGCGATTTCAAGCTCCAGCTCGGTCGTGGACATCTGCAGCAGCTTGATCGCCTGCTGCAGCTGGGGCGTGAGCACCAGGTGCTGTCCCAACGATGTCTGCAGCCGAGTCTTCATGCCTGTGCCGAACGGAAGGAAAGGGACCCGGCGCCTGCCGTCACAGCTTGAAGGAATCCCCAAGGTAGACGCGACGTACGTCGGCGTTGTCCAGGATCGCCTCTGGCGAGCCCTGGGCCAGCACGGTGCCCTCGGCGAGGATATACGCGCGGTCGCAGATTCCCAAGGTCTCGCGCACGTTGTGGTCGGTGATCAGCACGCCGATGCCACGCTGCTTGAGGTGGGTGACGATGCGCTGGATTTCCCCCACCGAGATCGGGTCGACACCGGCAAACGGTTCGTCGAGCAGGATCAGGCGCGGCTGTGCGGCCAGTGCGCGGGCGATCTCGCAGCGACGACGTTCGCCGCCGGACAGGCTGGCGCCGAGCTGGTCGGCGACATGGCCCAGCTGCAGTTCGTCGAGCAGGCTGTTCAACTCGCGTTCGCGGCCGGCCGAATCCAGGTCTTCGCGCAGCTCCAGTACCAGGCGGAGGTTGTCGGCCACGGTCAGCTTGCGGAACACCGACGGTTCCTGCGGCAGGTAGCCCACGCCCTGCTTGGCGCGGGTATACATCGGGTCGCTGGTGATGTCCTTGCCGTCGAGCACGATGCTGCCGGCATCGGCGGCGACCAGGCCGACGATCATGTAGAAGCAGGTGGTCTTGCCGGCGCCGTTGGGGCCGAGCAGGCCCACCACTTCGCCGGCGTCGAGGGTCAGCCCGAAGTCCTTGACGACTTCGCGCTGCTTGTAGCGCTTGCGCAGGCCCTTGGCGACGAGCATTACTTCTTGCTCCCGGCCGGCTTGGCCGGCGTGCTGGCCGGCGCCGCCGCCTTGGGCGTGGCCGTCGGCTGTGCCGCCGGATTCTTGTTCTTCGGCGGGATGACGGTGCGCACCCGGCTGCCATCGCCACCGGAGTTCATCTCACCGCTGCGGGTGTTGTAGACCATGCGCTGGCCGGCGTTGGTGCCGCGCGCGCTGGTGACCTTGTAGTTGCCGGTCAGGGTGATGATCTCGGTCTTGATGTCGTAGTCGATGCGATCAGCCACTGCGTCCATCCAGGTGCCATCGTCGAGCTGCTGCTTCATCGTGGCCTGCTTGCCGGTGAACACCGCACGCACGGCCTCGCCGTCCTTCAGGTAGATCTCGGCTTCGGACGAGCGGATGTCCAGCGAGCCCTGGGTGACGGTCACGCCCTGCGAGAGCACGGTCTTGCCATCGCCGGTGAGCACGCCCGACTGGGCGCCGGAATCGATGTTCATGTTCTCGTTGCGGTCGGTGGACTTGGCAAAGGCAGCGCTGGGAACAAGCAGGCCGAGCGCGAGTACGGCTGCAAAGGGAATCTTCATCGGGGTCCGTTCTACCGGTGGGGCCGCCCGGAAAACCGGGGGCGGGTGGGTGGGCTGCCTGCCTTGCGCCTGTCCGGGGACGTCGCAGGAGGGCGGCGGAATCAGCGACGGGGCGTGTAGCGGCCCTTGGACTGGCTGAGGAAATGATACGTGTTGTTCTTCGAATCCACCTCGAAGCCAACGCCGGACTGTTCCATGCCGGGGCGGGTCATGGTGACCAGCGCATCAGTGCGGGCACGGTTCTCCTTCGGGAACACATCCAGGTGGTCGGTGCGGAAGGTGGTCGGCACCACGCCGGGATCGGCCGGGCTGTCGCCGGCGACATTGCCGCGCAGCTTCATCTCGTCGCCCTTGGCGCTGAGCCAGCCGGTCTCGGCACGCAGGGTCCAGTGCCTGCCATCCTTGTCCGGCATCTCGAACAGCGGCGTGGCGATGTTGATGGTCTGGTCGCCACGCTGGCGCTCCAGCAACGGTGCGCGCAGGGTGGTCGATTCCTTGCCGTGCTCATCCAGGGCGACGATCTGGAAGTCATGCAGGATGTAGTCCACGCCGACTTCCTGGCCGCCACTGGCCGGACCCTTGTCGCGGTTGCGCAGGGCCGCCCAGCTGCTGAGCAGGGCCGCCAGCAGCAGGCCGATGCCGAGCACGGTGCGCCAGTTCAGGGTCGGCAGGTTCATGCGCCGAACCTCGCCAGGACCGTGTCCACGTGGCCCTGGGCGGCCAGCAGGATGTCGCACAGCTCACGGGCAGCGCCACGTCCGCCATCGGCGCGGGTCTGCCAGTGCACGCGCTCGGCGATCCACGGGTGGGCGTTGGCCGGCGCCACTGCCAGGCCGACCGCGCCCAGCGGCGCCAGGTCCGGCAGGTCGTCGCCCATGAAGGCCACCTGCTCCAGGCCGATGCCGTGCTGCGCACACAGCGCCTGCACGCTGGCCAGCTTGTCGCCCACGGCGATCTGGGTGTCGATGCCGAGGTCGGCGCCGCGCTTGAGCGCGGACTGGCTGTTGCGCGCGGTAATCAGCACGGGGTGGATGCCGTGCTGCTGCAGCAGTTTCAGGCCCAGGCCGTCCTGCACGAAGTATGCCTTGCTCTCGTTGCCGTCCTTGTCGTAGTACAGCCGACCGTCGGTGAGGGTGCCGTCCACGTCGAAGCAGGCCAGGCGGACGCGGGCCGCGGCGGCATGCAGGTGGGCGGGGAAGGCGGGCAGGGGGGACCAGGGCATCAGGGCGGCAGGCTCGGTAGGTTCGGGTGGGGCAGTACAGACTGAATGGGGTCTACGGACTGTTGGTTAAACCACCCGGGCCCGCAACAGGTCATGAATGTTCAGGGCGCCGACCGCGCGGCCCTGGCCGTCGACCACGATCAGGCCGGTGATCTTGTGGGTCTCCATCAGCCGGGCAGCCTCCACCGCCAGCTGGTCGGCGCCGATGGTGCGTGGGTTGCGGGTCATCACATCGGCGATCTTCGCGGTGCGCACGTCCAGCGCACTGTCCAGCGCCCGGCGCAGGTCGCCGTCGGTGAACAGGCCGATCAGCACGCCATCGGCATCCACCACGGCGGTCATGCCCAGCCGCTTGCGGCTCATCTCCATCAGCGCTTCGCTGAGGCTGGCGTCGGCACCCACGCTGGGCAGGTCCTCGCCGGTGTGCATGACGTCGGTGATGTGCAGCAGCAGGCGACGGCCAAGGCTGCCGGCCGGGTGCGAGCGGGCGAAGTCGTCGGCGGTGAAGCCGCGCGCGTCAAGCAGGGCCACGGCCAGCGCGTCGCCCATCGCCAGCGAGGCGGTGGTGCTGGAGGTCGGCGCCAGCGCCAGCGGGCAGGCCTCGGCCGGCACACTGACGTCCAGGTGGATGTCGGCGGCGGTGGCCAGGCTCGACTGCGGGCGGCCGGTCATGGAAATCAGCACGTTGCCCTGGCGCTTGAGCACCGGCAGCAGCATCAGCACTTCGTCCGACTCGCCCGAATAGGACAGGGCCAGCACCACGTCGTCCTCGGTGATCATGCCCAGGTCACCATGGCCGGCTTCGCCCGGGTGCACGTAGAACGCGGGAGTGCCGGTCGAGGCCAGCGTAGCGGCGATCTTGCGGGCGATATGCCCGGACTTGCCCATGCCGGTGGCGACCACCCGGCCGCGGCTGGCCAGGATCGCCTGGCAGGCCTGCTGGAAGGCCTCGCCGAGGCGGTCGGCCACGGCATCCAGCGCCTGCTGCTCGATCTCGAAGACGCGGCGGCCACTGGCGACCAGGCTGGCAGGGTCGACGGAACGGGGGGGCAACAGGGATTCGGCCATGCGGACGCCACGCAGCGGAAGTAGAATGGAGGCACATTTTATTAGGAAAGCCCGTTGGACGCCGACACCATCCGCAATCTGATCGAAACCGGCCTGCCCGGCGCCCGCGCCGACGTGCAGGGCGACGATGGCGTGCATTTCGAAGCGACCGTGGTCTGCGAGGCCTTTGCCGGCAAGATGCCGCTGGCTCGCCACCGGATGGTGTATGCCACCCTGGGCGACCTGATGGGCGGCGCGATCCACGCGCTGGCGCTGAAAACCGTGACCCCGGCCGAAGCCGGCTGAACCGCAGAAGATCCCGAATACATGGCCAAGATCGTTGTGACCGGCGGCGCTGCGCTGCACGGTGAAGTGAGCATCTCCGGCGCCAAGAACGCCGTCCTCCCCATTCTCTGCGCGACCCTGCTGGCCGATGCGCCGGTGGAGATCACCAACGTGCCGCACCTGCACGACGTGGTCACCACGGTGAAGCTGCTCGGCGAGCTGGGTGCCAAGGTCACCATCGACCAGGGCACGCTGTCGCGCGGCAGCGCGATCGTGGTCGACCCGCGCTCGGTGAACCAGCACGTGGCGCCGTACGAGCTGGTCAAGACCATGCGCGCCTCGATCCTGGTGCTGGGCCCGCTGCTGGCCCGCTTCGGCGCGGCGGAAGTGTCGCTGCCCGGCGGCTGCGCGATCGGTTCGCGTCCGGTCGACCAGCACATCAAGGGCCTGCAGGCGCTGGGTGCCGAGATCGTGGTCGAGAACGGCTTCATCAAGGCCACCGCCAAGCGCCTGAAGGGCGGCCATTTCACCTTCGACATGGTCAGCGTCACTGGCACCGAGAACGTGCTGATGGGCGCGGTGCTGGCTGAAGGCACCACCATCCTCGACAACTGTGCGATGGAACCGGAAGTGACCGATCTGGCGCATTGCCTGATCGCGCTGGGCGCGAAGATCGAAGGCCTCGGCACCGCGCGCCTGGTCATCGAAGGCGTTGAGCGCCTGTCCGGTGGCCGCCACGAAGTGCTGCCCGATCGCATCGAAACCGGTACCTTCCTGGTGGCCGCGGCGATGACTGGCGGCAAGGTCACGGTCAACCGTGCGCGCCCGAACACCATGGACGCGGTGCTGTCCAAGCTGGTCGAAGCCGGTGCGACGATCGAGACCACCGACGACACCATCACCCTGGACATGCAGGGCAAGCGACCGAAGGCGGTCAACCTGACCACCGCGCCGTACCCGGCATTCCCGACCGACATGCAGGCGCAGTTCATGGCGCTCAACTGCGTGGCCGACGGCGTCGGCGTGATCAACGAAACGATCTTCGAGAACCGTTTCATGCACGTCAACGAACTGCTGCGCCTGGGCGCGGACATCCAGGTTGAAGGCCACACCGCCATCGTGCGTGGCAGCGAGCACCTGAGCGGTGCACCGGTGATGGCCACCGACCTGCGCGCCTCGGCCTCGCTGATCCTGGCAGGCCTGATGGCCAGCGGCGATACCACCATCGACCGCATCTACCACCTTGATCGTGGCTACGAGAACATCGAAGAGAAGCTGTCTTCGCTCGGCGCCACCATCCGGCGCGTGCCATGATCCTGCGCGGCAAGTTCAGCCCGCGTCGCAAGGCGCTGCTGGCGCTGGTGTTGATCGTGCTGGCGTGGCTGGGCTATGCCTGGTACGCCAACATCGCCATCACCCAGGGCATCGAGCAGAAGGACATGGACTGGAACGGCGATGGCACGGTCTCGCGTGACGAGATCATCGAGTCGTTCTATGCGGTTGCGGTGAATGACAGCCAGGACGGCAACCGCCATTGCCGCACCTTCGTCTGGCGCAGCACCGGTGAACAGATCCGCGTGGACTGCCGCACCGAATTCAAGGCGGCCGAAGACAAACCGGCCGAAGCGAAGAAATAGGAAAACGCCCGCGGAAGCGGGCGTTTTCTTTGGGGTACACCCATCCACGCATGGCGTGGATCTACTTCAGGTTTCCAGTAGATCCACGCCATGCGTGGATGATGTGGATCTCCCGTCAGTTCATCGCCTTGATGGTCAGGTCGAGCGCATCGCGGCCGCTCTCACGCTGCAGCATGCGCGCCGGCACCGGGAACTCCGGCACGATCCATGCGATCAGTTCCTTGTTGCCGTCGGCGCGCGAAACCTTGGTGGCTTCATAGCTCTTGCCGCCCACGGTGATCGATTCCTTGCCGATCACTCGGTAGGTCATGTTCTTGATGCGGCCTTCGTCGACCATGCGATAGGTCAGCGGCTTGCCGGCGGCCAGGTCGCGGGCGATCGCCAGGTTGATCAGCAGTGCATCCATGTCACCAGACTTCAGTGCGATCGGGCCGGCGCGGTCCGGCTTGATGTCGCCGGTCCAGGTGGCCTGGTTGCTGGTCCAGTTGTAGTTGGCCTGCACGTTACGCTTCTTCACCAGCAGCGCCGAACGGTCCTGGCTGCTGAGCGGGCGGAGCTGGCCGCGCACCTCTTCGAACACCGTGCTCTGGCTCAGGTCGGCCAGCTGGTTCTTCACCTGCAGCGTGTAGCGCCACTTGCTGGCTCCCTCGCTGCTCAGCGTCATGCTGCCGTTGGCCTGCATGCCCATGTAGCTGGCCAGGTAATCGGCCTTGAACGGCTGCAGCGCCATGGCCGGCAGGCTGGCCATCGACAGCGCGGCCGCGGCGATCCAGGTGAGGGGGCGGGTCAGGGTGCTCATGCTCAGACTCCTTGGTATTCGATCAGGCGCAGATCGACGCGGTCTTCGCCGTCTTCGCGTTGCAGGATGCGCACCGGGGTGGGGACACCGTTGGCGATCCAGAGGATGGTTTCGTTGTTGCCGCCGTTGGTCCGGTAGACCCGCAGCGCGTTGTAGGACAGGTCGCCGACCTCGACGTTCTCGGTCTGCGGCGCGGCCTGGTAGTCATGCTGGCGGACCTTGCCCATGTCCACGTAGCGGTAGTGCATGGTGGCACCTGGACGGGCATCGCGCATGATCGCCAGATTGATCAGCAGCGCGCTCTGGTCGCCCGGCTGCAGCGGGATCGGCTGCGCACGTTCCTTCTTGACGTCGCCGGTCCACTGCGCGGTGCCGGCCTGCCAGTTGTACGTGCCGACCGCCTTCTTGCCAAGGAACAGGCCCTTGCGCACCGTACTCTGACTGAGCGGTGCATAGGCGCCGTTGCGCTCCTCGAACACCGTGCTCTGCTCGATGTTCAGGCCGAGCACGCTGGCAAAGCCGCGGCGGCCGACCACCTGCATGTCCACACGCCACTGGCTGCCGCCGGTGTGGGTGACCTGCATGCTGGCGTCGCCGGCCTCCTTGCCCTTGTAGAAGGCCTGGTAGGTGGCGCTGAACGGCTGCAGCGGCGGTGGCTCCCAGGCCAGTGCAGGTGGCATCGGTACGGCCGGCGCATCGGCAGGAGGCTGCGCTGCGGGCACGGGTTCCGGCGGGGTGGCGGGCGCCTGTGCCTGGCCCCAGCCCACGCCGGGGAACACGGCAAGCGACAACAGCAATGGAGTGGACAGCAGGGTCGTGGTCTTCATGGAGGACAGGGACCGCAGGAGGGGGCAGGATGCCAGCCCCGCAGTCAGCGGGGCGTGTGCATGGGGACTACCGGTTCAGGTTCCCGGCGGAATCTAGGGCCAACGGGCTAAACAGGGGGTGACCGTCCAGTTGCGGCTGGCCCTCCCGTTCAGCCAGGCGGCCGCTGCACAACAGCTGCAGGGTGGCGATCAGCAAGGGGTGCTCCACCGCCAGCACGCGTGCAGCAAGGCAGTTCGCGTCATCACCTGGCTGTACCGGTACGCGCGCCTGCGCCAGCACGGCGCCCGCATCCAGCTCGGGCACGACCAGATGCACGCTGGCACCGTGCTCGGCGTCGCCCGCCTTCAGCGCCCGTGCGTGGGTGTCCAGGCCCTTGTGCAACGGCAGCAGCGATGGATGGATGTTGACCAGCCGGCCATTGAAGCGCTGTACGAAGGCCGCGCCGAGGATGCGCATGTAGCCGGCGCAGACGATCCAGTCCGGCTGTACTGCGGCCAGCGCATCGCCGAGCGCCTGCTCGTAGCTGGCGCGGTCGCTGAAGGACTTCGGTGCATGCGCCCAGCGCAGGTTCGGTGCGACGCGCTGCAGGGCCTCTGCGGCGGGGCGGTCGGAAAACACGCCGACCACCTCGGCGGGCAGGCGCCCGTCGGCAATGGCGTCGAGGATGGCCTGCAGGTTGCTGCCGCGGCCGGAGGCAAGCACGGCAATGCGGGTTGGCGCGGTCATTGCTGGGTACTCCGGCGGACCAGCGGCCAGGTCAGCAGGCTGCCCACGGTGGCCATCAGCATGTCGGCGTGTGCGTCCCACATGTCGCCCTGCTGCCCGTTGTAGGCCTCGGCAGCATCCGGCGACAGCGCCAGCGCGATGGCCCACTCGAACCACTCGTAGACCAGGCTGGCGCACATCACCGTCATCACCGCCAGGGTGAAGGCCTGGCCGCGTCGCAGCGCCGGCCAGGCATGGCGTGCCAGCTGCAGCAGCGCCGGAGTAAAGCAGACGCCGAACAGGAAGTGGATGAGACGGTCGAAATGATTGCGCTGCCAGCCGAACGCCGCATTTGGCGACCAGCCGGTCAGCGCCTGCGCCCATGCGTCGTAGGGCACGTTCGAGTAGAGCCAGCGCGCAGCCACGC
This portion of the Stenotrophomonas sp. WZN-1 genome encodes:
- a CDS encoding DUF2238 domain-containing protein: MSAPALPTTASPTASRFSGPKKLAFAAVLAVFAISWVHPLWPTEQALHSTLTVVGLAALLWVDRRGGWLGNGAFIAICGFIALHCVAARWLYSNVPYDAWAQALTGWSPNAAFGWQRNHFDRLIHFLFGVCFTPALLQLARHAWPALRRGQAFTLAVMTVMCASLVYEWFEWAIALALSPDAAEAYNGQQGDMWDAHADMLMATVGSLLTWPLVRRSTQQ
- the murA gene encoding UDP-N-acetylglucosamine 1-carboxyvinyltransferase, whose translation is MAKIVVTGGAALHGEVSISGAKNAVLPILCATLLADAPVEITNVPHLHDVVTTVKLLGELGAKVTIDQGTLSRGSAIVVDPRSVNQHVAPYELVKTMRASILVLGPLLARFGAAEVSLPGGCAIGSRPVDQHIKGLQALGAEIVVENGFIKATAKRLKGGHFTFDMVSVTGTENVLMGAVLAEGTTILDNCAMEPEVTDLAHCLIALGAKIEGLGTARLVIEGVERLSGGRHEVLPDRIETGTFLVAAAMTGGKVTVNRARPNTMDAVLSKLVEAGATIETTDDTITLDMQGKRPKAVNLTTAPYPAFPTDMQAQFMALNCVADGVGVINETIFENRFMHVNELLRLGADIQVEGHTAIVRGSEHLSGAPVMATDLRASASLILAGLMASGDTTIDRIYHLDRGYENIEEKLSSLGATIRRVP
- the purN gene encoding phosphoribosylglycinamide formyltransferase, coding for MTAPTRIAVLASGRGSNLQAILDAIADGRLPAEVVGVFSDRPAAEALQRVAPNLRWAHAPKSFSDRASYEQALGDALAAVQPDWIVCAGYMRILGAAFVQRFNGRLVNIHPSLLPLHKGLDTHARALKAGDAEHGASVHLVVPELDAGAVLAQARVPVQPGDDANCLAARVLAVEHPLLIATLQLLCSGRLAEREGQPQLDGHPLFSPLALDSAGNLNR
- a CDS encoding HAD hydrolase family protein, whose amino-acid sequence is MPWSPLPAFPAHLHAAAARVRLACFDVDGTLTDGRLYYDKDGNESKAYFVQDGLGLKLLQQHGIHPVLITARNSQSALKRGADLGIDTQIAVGDKLASVQALCAQHGIGLEQVAFMGDDLPDLAPLGAVGLAVAPANAHPWIAERVHWQTRADGGRGAARELCDILLAAQGHVDTVLARFGA
- a CDS encoding RNA polymerase factor sigma-54, giving the protein MKTRLQTSLGQHLVLTPQLQQAIKLLQMSTTELELEIAQAVESNPLLDWADSNDGSAANEGSDSADADAPAERTDNGDDWAPAELDWSAAGSGGSFDDDDDTGSAAERVAETETLADHLLWQLHLSHLSMHDRSIGAALIDALDDDGYLREPLATIAETLLPSVHADEDEILAVLHRIQRFDPVGIAARTLGECLQLQLDVLPADTPGLALARQIAAGPLERLPRSGVAGLAHELKQPLDEVDTAVALLRSLDPRPGTQIAPLSQDTYVVPDVVVWRQNGIWRAALAAHAGPKVVIHRGYEQLIRRCGEADAGYLRGQLQEARWLLKGLQQRGETLLRVVRSLILQQAGFLEFGEQALRPLTLREIAAELGLHESTVSRAIARKHVHTPRGTLPLRAFFASGIDTEGGGEASSTAIQAMIRRLIDDENPRKPLSDAKLADLLKSSGIPVARRTVAKYREAMNISASHERVRIA
- the lptB gene encoding LPS export ABC transporter ATP-binding protein → MLVAKGLRKRYKQREVVKDFGLTLDAGEVVGLLGPNGAGKTTCFYMIVGLVAADAGSIVLDGKDITSDPMYTRAKQGVGYLPQEPSVFRKLTVADNLRLVLELREDLDSAGRERELNSLLDELQLGHVADQLGASLSGGERRRCEIARALAAQPRLILLDEPFAGVDPISVGEIQRIVTHLKQRGIGVLITDHNVRETLGICDRAYILAEGTVLAQGSPEAILDNADVRRVYLGDSFKL
- a CDS encoding KpsF/GutQ family sugar-phosphate isomerase, producing the protein MAESLLPPRSVDPASLVASGRRVFEIEQQALDAVADRLGEAFQQACQAILASRGRVVATGMGKSGHIARKIAATLASTGTPAFYVHPGEAGHGDLGMITEDDVVLALSYSGESDEVLMLLPVLKRQGNVLISMTGRPQSSLATAADIHLDVSVPAEACPLALAPTSSTTASLAMGDALAVALLDARGFTADDFARSHPAGSLGRRLLLHITDVMHTGEDLPSVGADASLSEALMEMSRKRLGMTAVVDADGVLIGLFTDGDLRRALDSALDVRTAKIADVMTRNPRTIGADQLAVEAARLMETHKITGLIVVDGQGRAVGALNIHDLLRARVV
- the raiA gene encoding ribosome-associated translation inhibitor RaiA, with protein sequence MRIETFGKDVEVTPALQSYVEEKLARIGKHFDQHCEARVTLKLQKTEHHVDASLNIPGQTLHAEAGGQTMYAAIDLLADKLDRLVIKHKEKKQQHAPLPVGDNGG
- the lptC gene encoding LPS export ABC transporter periplasmic protein LptC is translated as MNLPTLNWRTVLGIGLLLAALLSSWAALRNRDKGPASGGQEVGVDYILHDFQIVALDEHGKESTTLRAPLLERQRGDQTINIATPLFEMPDKDGRHWTLRAETGWLSAKGDEMKLRGNVAGDSPADPGVVPTTFRTDHLDVFPKENRARTDALVTMTRPGMEQSGVGFEVDSKNNTYHFLSQSKGRYTPRR
- a CDS encoding DUF3108 domain-containing protein, whose protein sequence is MKTTTLLSTPLLLSLAVFPGVGWGQAQAPATPPEPVPAAQPPADAPAVPMPPALAWEPPPLQPFSATYQAFYKGKEAGDASMQVTHTGGSQWRVDMQVVGRRGFASVLGLNIEQSTVFEERNGAYAPLSQSTVRKGLFLGKKAVGTYNWQAGTAQWTGDVKKERAQPIPLQPGDQSALLINLAIMRDARPGATMHYRYVDMGKVRQHDYQAAPQTENVEVGDLSYNALRVYRTNGGNNETILWIANGVPTPVRILQREDGEDRVDLRLIEYQGV
- the lptA gene encoding lipopolysaccharide transport periplasmic protein LptA; the protein is MKIPFAAVLALGLLVPSAAFAKSTDRNENMNIDSGAQSGVLTGDGKTVLSQGVTVTQGSLDIRSSEAEIYLKDGEAVRAVFTGKQATMKQQLDDGTWMDAVADRIDYDIKTEIITLTGNYKVTSARGTNAGQRMVYNTRSGEMNSGGDGSRVRTVIPPKNKNPAAQPTATPKAAAPASTPAKPAGSKK
- a CDS encoding DUF3108 domain-containing protein, with protein sequence MSTLTRPLTWIAAAALSMASLPAMALQPFKADYLASYMGMQANGSMTLSSEGASKWRYTLQVKNQLADLSQSTVFEEVRGQLRPLSSQDRSALLVKKRNVQANYNWTSNQATWTGDIKPDRAGPIALKSGDMDALLINLAIARDLAAGKPLTYRMVDEGRIKNMTYRVIGKESITVGGKSYEATKVSRADGNKELIAWIVPEFPVPARMLQRESGRDALDLTIKAMN
- a CDS encoding BolA family protein, translated to MDADTIRNLIETGLPGARADVQGDDGVHFEATVVCEAFAGKMPLARHRMVYATLGDLMGGAIHALALKTVTPAEAG